In one Mucilaginibacter ginsenosidivorax genomic region, the following are encoded:
- a CDS encoding alpha/beta hydrolase family protein: protein MIRNITLLLLAVFVLVSNCKAQYRPEDHVYQYSVKVGTRNAYLWIPPNCKQLNGVIVSLANLLERNWLEDPFIRRTAAEIGLGIIWIGPAQRGDQSLTADMKPGMENIFQQMMDDLALQSGYLELKTAPVIPMGHSANGHFAWTFANALPERTIACIPVKTIPLPDSLKFSGIPLCYVVGETTEWPQYRVPDPATKPGDRDFYWPVVKQTALALRSQDSDNLVGVVTDPGGGHFDWSARLAKFIALYIRKACQYRLPQPGQSALNPIERSSGWLTGTGGMEKDEFLPAPYKSFKGNSANAYWFFDQETAVAAMRFEGDRVKRKRQMITFIQDDQLLPVAKLGFAALGFEPGQDGVSFQLKGGFLSEMPPELIGGGQKLGHAAGAISFRVITGPAIQTGASSFRLQFDRSGMGGDLWIQEENAGDAEYRHAVQPGKMAIPAKLTTGKPQKITFQKIQDVKYGTKELALHATSDSALPVDYYIISGPAYVKNSVIKFTPIPVKSKYPVKIKVVAYQWGRVTAPLYQSAEPVEQTFYVTRR, encoded by the coding sequence ATGATCCGTAATATCACCCTGTTGTTGCTGGCTGTTTTTGTTTTGGTTAGCAATTGTAAAGCGCAGTATAGGCCTGAAGATCACGTTTACCAGTATAGTGTAAAGGTTGGTACCCGGAATGCTTATTTATGGATACCACCAAATTGTAAACAGCTTAACGGTGTAATTGTATCCCTTGCTAATTTGCTGGAACGTAACTGGCTGGAGGATCCGTTCATCCGGCGCACGGCTGCTGAGATAGGTTTGGGTATCATTTGGATTGGGCCTGCACAAAGGGGGGATCAATCTTTAACTGCTGATATGAAACCCGGAATGGAAAATATTTTTCAGCAAATGATGGATGACCTGGCCCTGCAATCGGGTTATCTGGAATTAAAAACGGCCCCGGTTATACCCATGGGACACTCGGCTAACGGGCATTTTGCCTGGACCTTTGCGAATGCTTTGCCTGAACGTACCATTGCATGCATCCCCGTAAAAACCATACCGCTTCCGGATTCCCTGAAATTTAGCGGTATCCCGCTTTGTTACGTAGTGGGAGAAACTACCGAATGGCCGCAATACCGTGTGCCCGACCCCGCTACGAAGCCAGGAGATCGTGACTTTTACTGGCCTGTGGTAAAGCAAACCGCTTTAGCCTTGCGCAGCCAGGATTCAGATAATTTGGTTGGCGTAGTAACTGATCCGGGTGGCGGGCATTTTGACTGGTCGGCACGCCTGGCAAAGTTTATCGCGTTGTATATCCGTAAAGCATGTCAGTACCGTTTGCCGCAACCCGGACAGTCGGCTTTAAACCCTATTGAAAGATCATCGGGATGGTTAACAGGTACCGGCGGTATGGAAAAGGATGAGTTTTTACCTGCCCCTTATAAATCATTTAAGGGAAATAGCGCCAATGCATATTGGTTTTTTGATCAGGAAACAGCAGTGGCAGCTATGAGATTTGAAGGCGACCGTGTAAAGCGCAAAAGGCAAATGATTACTTTTATACAAGATGATCAGCTATTGCCGGTTGCTAAATTGGGTTTTGCGGCCTTGGGATTTGAACCAGGACAGGATGGTGTTTCATTCCAGCTAAAAGGAGGTTTTTTATCAGAAATGCCGCCGGAACTTATTGGCGGTGGCCAAAAATTGGGGCATGCGGCAGGCGCCATTAGTTTTAGGGTAATCACTGGTCCGGCAATACAAACAGGCGCCTCTTCATTCAGATTACAATTTGACCGGTCGGGCATGGGAGGTGATCTTTGGATACAGGAAGAAAATGCAGGCGATGCCGAATATCGGCATGCGGTACAACCTGGTAAGATGGCTATCCCAGCTAAATTAACAACTGGTAAACCCCAGAAAATAACATTTCAAAAGATACAAGATGTTAAATATGGCACCAAAGAACTTGCTTTACATGCCACGTCAGATTCGGCATTACCTGTGGATTATTATATTATTTCGGGGCCGGCATATGTGAAAAATAGTGTCATTAAATTTACACCTATCCCTGTCAAAAGTAAATACCCCGTAAAGATTAAAGTTGTAGCTTATCAATGGGGGAGGGTAACAGCACCTTTATATCAATCTGCAGAACCGGTTGAACAAACTTTTTATGTAACCAGGCGATGA
- a CDS encoding glycoside hydrolase family 43 protein, which produces MNNKMVVFFVALLGVITITFNAIAQINPLSKTWVSDQGNGTYKNPVLYADYSDPDAIRVKDDYYLVSSSFNCMPGLPILHSKDLVNWTLINYALTRQIPEAVYDKPQHGKGVWAPAIRFHKGEFYIYYPDPDYGIYMVKAKNPAGEWSKPLLVLPGKGIIDPCPFWDDDGKGYLAVAWAGSRAGVNSLLTVFRLNAAGTGVTDDGKHVYDGHGDNHTIEGPKFYKRNGYYYILAPAGGVATGWQLALRSKHLYGPYESKVVMDQGGTVVNGPHQGALVETQTGEPWFIHFQDKGPYGRVLHLEPVKWVNNWPAIGKDDDGDGKGEPVSVFKKPDVGKRYPMATPAESDEFNADKPGLQWQWHANPKIQWSALIPGSGYLRLFAYPTDQDASNLWPVPNLLLQKFPAADFTATTKVDYQVEWGIWQGKKTGLLIMGNDYSYLCVSKDEKGFKVNQIICRGSLNGNLEEVLAEDRINQSAVYFRVHVSSPDARCSFSYSEDGINFKDIGQPFSAQSDKWIGAKVGLFCISKPDVRMGGYADFDWFRITP; this is translated from the coding sequence ATGAACAATAAGATGGTGGTTTTTTTTGTTGCGCTATTAGGCGTCATAACGATTACGTTTAATGCAATAGCGCAAATAAATCCCCTTTCAAAAACATGGGTATCAGATCAGGGAAACGGTACCTATAAAAATCCTGTTCTTTATGCAGATTATTCAGATCCTGATGCCATACGTGTTAAAGACGATTATTACCTGGTTTCATCGAGTTTTAATTGTATGCCCGGTTTGCCCATTTTGCATTCCAAAGACCTGGTTAACTGGACGCTGATTAATTATGCGCTGACAAGGCAAATCCCGGAAGCTGTTTATGATAAGCCACAGCATGGCAAGGGCGTTTGGGCTCCCGCCATCCGTTTTCACAAGGGCGAATTTTATATATACTACCCCGATCCTGATTATGGTATTTATATGGTGAAAGCCAAAAATCCGGCTGGTGAGTGGAGTAAACCCCTATTGGTACTGCCTGGCAAGGGAATTATTGACCCTTGTCCTTTTTGGGATGATGATGGTAAAGGCTATCTGGCAGTTGCCTGGGCGGGCAGTCGTGCCGGGGTTAATAGTTTGCTGACCGTCTTTCGGTTAAATGCGGCAGGCACTGGCGTTACCGATGATGGTAAACATGTTTATGATGGACACGGTGATAACCATACCATAGAGGGCCCTAAATTTTATAAGCGCAACGGTTATTATTACATACTGGCGCCAGCGGGTGGTGTGGCTACCGGCTGGCAGCTTGCCTTGCGCTCAAAGCATTTATACGGCCCGTATGAAAGCAAAGTAGTGATGGATCAGGGCGGAACGGTTGTAAATGGTCCACACCAGGGTGCGCTGGTAGAGACACAAACCGGTGAGCCCTGGTTTATTCACTTTCAGGATAAAGGACCTTATGGCAGAGTTTTGCATCTGGAGCCTGTTAAATGGGTAAATAATTGGCCGGCGATTGGAAAAGATGATGATGGCGATGGAAAAGGAGAACCGGTATCTGTTTTCAAAAAGCCCGATGTGGGTAAACGCTATCCGATGGCAACTCCTGCTGAAAGTGACGAGTTTAATGCTGATAAGCCCGGTTTACAATGGCAATGGCACGCCAACCCCAAAATTCAATGGAGCGCGCTGATTCCCGGCTCGGGTTATTTACGGTTGTTTGCTTATCCAACAGATCAGGATGCCTCAAACCTTTGGCCTGTTCCCAATCTGCTGCTGCAAAAGTTCCCGGCCGCTGATTTTACGGCAACCACCAAAGTAGACTATCAAGTGGAATGGGGAATATGGCAAGGTAAGAAGACAGGCTTGCTTATTATGGGGAATGACTATTCGTACCTGTGTGTTTCTAAAGATGAAAAAGGGTTTAAAGTAAACCAGATCATCTGTAGGGGATCATTAAATGGCAATTTGGAGGAGGTTTTGGCTGAGGATAGGATCAATCAATCCGCAGTTTACTTCCGGGTGCATGTGAGTTCGCCCGATGCCCGGTGTAGTTTTAGTTATAGCGAAGATGGGATAAATTTTAAGGATATTGGACAGCCGTTTTCTGCGCAGTCCGATAAATGGATAGGAGCCAAGGTGGGGTTATTTTGTATCAGCAAGCCTGATGTACGCATGGGAGGTTATGCCGATTTTGACTGGTTTAGGATAACTCCATAA
- a CDS encoding ABC-F family ATP-binding cassette domain-containing protein produces MINVNNISVSFGGTTLFSDVTFSINENDKIALMGKNGAGKSTILKIIAGAAKPTTGNVTGPKDAVIAYLPQHLLTHDNVTVFEETMKAFEEANQMQKELDELNEQLTIRTDYDSDDYMKLIERVSELSEKFYSQEEVNYDAEVEKVLKGLGFERKDFTRQTAEFSGGWRMRIELAKILLKKPDLILLDEPTNHMDIDSIQWLEDFLINSAKAVMVISHDRAFVDNVSNRTIEVTMGRIYDYKAKYSHYLQLRADRRVHQLKAYEEQQRFIADNQEFIDRFRGTYSKTLQVQSRVKMLEKLEIIEIDEVDTSALRLKFPPSPRSGQYPVMVEELTKTYGDHVVFQKAAMVIERGEKVAFVGKNGEGKSTMIKAIMGEIDFEGTLKVGHNAKIGYFAQNQASLLDESLTVFETIDQIPLSDGTIKIKDLLGAFMFSGDDTTKKVKVLSGGEKTRLAMIKLLLEPVNVLILDEPTNHLDMKTKDIIKDALRDFDGTLILVSHDRDFLDGLVKKVFEFGNKRVREHFEDIKGFLAYKKMDSLKQIEQS; encoded by the coding sequence GTGATTAATGTCAACAACATCTCCGTTTCATTTGGCGGAACCACCTTATTCAGTGACGTAACCTTCTCCATAAACGAGAACGATAAGATTGCCCTGATGGGTAAAAACGGCGCGGGCAAGTCTACCATCCTCAAGATCATTGCCGGCGCGGCCAAACCTACTACCGGCAATGTAACCGGTCCGAAAGACGCGGTAATAGCATATTTGCCCCAGCATTTGCTCACTCACGATAATGTTACCGTTTTTGAAGAAACGATGAAAGCTTTTGAAGAGGCCAATCAGATGCAAAAAGAGCTCGATGAGTTGAATGAGCAGCTTACTATCCGTACCGATTACGATAGCGATGATTACATGAAACTGATTGAACGGGTATCGGAGCTGAGCGAGAAATTTTATTCGCAGGAAGAGGTTAACTATGATGCCGAGGTTGAAAAGGTGTTGAAAGGCTTAGGCTTTGAGCGCAAAGATTTTACCCGCCAAACTGCCGAGTTCTCGGGCGGTTGGCGCATGCGTATCGAACTGGCTAAAATCCTGTTAAAGAAACCGGACCTGATCTTGCTTGATGAGCCTACAAACCATATGGATATTGACAGTATACAATGGCTGGAGGATTTCCTGATCAATTCGGCAAAAGCAGTCATGGTGATATCGCACGACCGTGCTTTTGTAGATAATGTTTCCAACCGTACCATCGAGGTGACGATGGGTAGAATATACGATTATAAGGCCAAATACAGCCATTACCTGCAGTTACGCGCCGACCGCCGGGTGCACCAATTAAAAGCCTACGAGGAACAACAGCGCTTTATTGCCGATAACCAGGAATTTATAGACCGGTTCAGAGGTACCTACTCCAAAACATTGCAGGTACAATCACGCGTAAAAATGCTCGAAAAGCTGGAGATCATCGAGATTGACGAGGTAGATACGTCGGCCTTACGATTGAAGTTTCCGCCATCGCCCCGTTCCGGTCAGTATCCGGTGATGGTTGAAGAGCTGACAAAAACCTATGGAGATCATGTAGTGTTCCAAAAAGCAGCAATGGTGATTGAGCGGGGTGAAAAAGTAGCTTTTGTAGGGAAAAATGGTGAAGGCAAGTCGACTATGATCAAAGCCATCATGGGCGAGATTGATTTTGAAGGAACTTTAAAAGTAGGTCACAACGCTAAGATAGGGTACTTCGCCCAAAACCAGGCGTCGTTGTTAGACGAGAGCTTAACGGTATTTGAAACCATCGACCAGATTCCCTTAAGTGATGGCACAATAAAGATCAAAGATTTGTTGGGTGCATTTATGTTCAGCGGTGATGATACCACCAAAAAAGTAAAAGTACTTTCGGGTGGCGAGAAAACGCGCCTGGCCATGATCAAGTTACTTTTAGAACCGGTAAACGTATTGATCCTGGATGAGCCAACTAACCATTTGGATATGAAAACCAAGGATATTATCAAAGACGCCCTGAGGGATTTTGATGGAACCCTGATTTTGGTATCCCATGACCGGGATTTCCTGGACGGGCTGGTGAAAAAGGTATTTGAGTTTGGGAATAAACGCGTCCGTGAGCATTTCGAGGACATCAAGGGATTTTTAGCCTACAAAAAAATGGATAGCTT